From Mucilaginibacter gotjawali:
AAAGATAGGGAAAATCAGGAAGAGGACAGATCGGTTTTTATATCAGCCAAAAATTTGTTTAGTGTTTCATCTTTAGATAGGGATTCGTAATAAGCAGCTAATTCCTCTTTGGCTTTTTTTAATTTCACCGGAAGCAATTTTTCGACCTCGCTGTCTCTTGCAATTTCCAGTTTTCCGAGGTAGGATATCATTAAAGAATTTTCTATTCTAAACACCACTGCATTGAAGTTTATGTCGACGAACTCAAAACACTTTTTTACCGTTTCCAGATCACCGGCATCGATAGCATTTTGAGTAAAATGTCTGAAACAGCCTATTTGCAGACTGATGAACTTCTTATAATCTTCATCAAAAACCTCACTTTTTATTTGCGGAAAGGTGTCGACTAATTCGCTGATGAAGATTTTTTGGTTTTTTAATTTTGTCATAATTGAATTAAATGTATTTGGCAATTAGGTAAATGCCTATTATGATAAATCCTAAATCTGCCCCGATTATTTTGATATCCGCCCCCAATTTATCCGCCTCACCCTTTGAAAATATTTTTATTTCCTTTATTCCATCATA
This genomic window contains:
- a CDS encoding DUF7674 family protein, producing the protein MTKLKNQKIFISELVDTFPQIKSEVFDEDYKKFISLQIGCFRHFTQNAIDAGDLETVKKCFEFVDINFNAVVFRIENSLMISYLGKLEIARDSEVEKLLPVKLKKAKEELAAYYESLSKDETLNKFLADIKTDLSSS